The following DNA comes from Candidatus Saccharibacteria bacterium.
GTTGCAAATGAGTCCGTAGCAAAGTTTTGAAACTCATCGACATAGAGCGTAAAATCCTTGCGTTGATCTTCAGGAGTATCCGTCCTGGCAAAAGCCGCTGTCAGGATCTTCATTACAAATACCTGACCGAGCAGATTGGCATTAAGCTCACCGGTTGCCCCTTTGCTCAAATTGATAATCAAAATCTTACCCTGATCCATGATCTGACGAATATTAAAAGCTGAATGAGTTTGGCCAATAATATTACGCATCATCCCATTGGATACAAACGCTCCAAACTTAGAAGCAAACCAACCCAATATATCGCCCTTCTCCTTCTCACTCATCCCTGGAATCTCTTTAAGCCAGAAGTCCTGTACGGTAATGTCATTCATATGTTTGAACTTTTGCTTGAGATACTCCTTGTCCATAAATGGTTTCGGTATCTCGATATATGTACCCCCATCTGGACCACTCATCACAGTCAATGCGGCATTACGAAACCATTGCTCAAACCTTGGACCAATAATCCCACTCCGTTTTGGATCATAAAGCTTATAGAGCATACTAATACACTCTTGGATCAAGAAATCTTTTTGTTCGGGACGGTTTGGATCATACTCAAGAATATTTAAACCCATTGGATATGAAGTATCCCCGGGATTGAAGTAGACTACATCGGCAATCCGCTCTGGTGGCAATTTACCAATCAATTTTTCGGCTGTTTCTCCATGGGGATCAACTAAGGCAAATCCTTTACCCGCCCAAGCATCCTGAACAGGTAGATTCTCGAGAATGGTTGACTTACCAGTACCAGTTTGACCAATGACATACATATGT
Coding sequences within:
- a CDS encoding ATP-binding protein — protein: HMYVIGQTGTGKSTILENLPVQDAWAGKGFALVDPHGETAEKLIGKLPPERIADVVYFNPGDTSYPMGLNILEYDPNRPEQKDFLIQECISMLYKLYDPKRSGIIGPRFEQWFRNAALTVMSGPDGGTYIEIPKPFMDKEYLKQKFKHMNDITVQDFWLKEIPGMSEKEKGDILGWFASKFGAFVSNGMMRNIIGQTHSAFNIRQIMDQGKILIINLSKGATGELNANLLGQVFVMKILTAAFARTDTPEDQRKDFTLYVDEFQNFATDSFATILSEARKYHLSLIVANQFIGQLTEEIRDAVFGNVGSIISYRTGTDDAEYLVKPLGPEFEVRDLVNLPNFYAATKLIANNIPTKPFTMEMLPPIGQDNPQIREAVINYARQHYAKRREDIEPEIFKRLKGNPPPKPPTMTGAKNPFSF